A genomic stretch from Anaerolinea thermophila UNI-1 includes:
- a CDS encoding NAD(P)H-dependent oxidoreductase subunit E produces the protein MVATTRKVNPPDGDRRWKIVEATMRRHGYASTALIETLHSIQETFGFVSREALNYVAESLNIPPAKVFGVATFYNLFNLNPVGEHVFSLCTGTACYVKGAGEIVDFMKEEFGLEPGQTTPDGKLTFMVARCVGACGLAPVMILDGEVVGKLGVEEMKAKIREWVNHDK, from the coding sequence ATGGTTGCAACGACTCGAAAAGTAAATCCCCCAGATGGAGATCGGCGCTGGAAGATTGTCGAAGCCACCATGCGCCGGCATGGATATGCCTCTACGGCGCTTATCGAAACTCTGCACTCTATCCAGGAAACCTTTGGGTTTGTGAGCCGTGAAGCGTTGAATTACGTGGCAGAGTCCTTGAACATTCCCCCGGCAAAGGTATTTGGAGTAGCCACGTTTTACAACCTTTTTAATCTGAACCCGGTGGGGGAACATGTCTTTTCCCTTTGTACCGGAACTGCCTGTTATGTAAAAGGAGCCGGAGAGATTGTAGATTTCATGAAAGAGGAATTTGGCTTGGAGCCCGGACAAACCACGCCAGATGGAAAATTGACCTTTATGGTTGCCCGTTGTGTGGGTGCCTGTGGCTTGGCTCCCGTCATGATTCTGGACGGCGAGGTGGTGGGGAAATTGGGCGTGGAAGAGATGAAAGCCAAAATTCGGGAGTGGGTAAACCATGACAAATGA